One genomic region from Yersinia canariae encodes:
- a CDS encoding MFS transporter, producing MTQKTEHVGLSPALIVLMSVATGLAVASNYYAQPLLETIAQAFNLSVNQAGFIVTAAQLGYAVGLMFLVPLGDMFERRGLIVGMTLLAAGGMLITAMSQNLTMMIVGTALTGLFSVVAQLLVPLAATLAAPEKRGKVVGIIMSGLLLGILLARTVAGALASIGGWRTIYWVASVLMIIMALILWRYLPRYKQHSGLNYGQLLGSIFSLFIRTPVLRTRALLGALSFANFSVLWTSMAFLLASPPFGYSEAAIGLFGLVGAAGALMATKAGQLADKGKARITTSVGLVLLLLSWIPIALGQHSIMALIIGIIVLDLAVQAVHVTNQSVIYRMMPEARNRLTAGYMTTYFIGGALGSLISAAAYQHAGWYGVAIAGLVLCILNMATWLVGKRFDPPANLPVE from the coding sequence ATGACACAAAAAACCGAACACGTTGGCTTAAGTCCGGCATTGATTGTATTGATGTCGGTCGCTACCGGGCTGGCGGTTGCCAGTAACTATTATGCTCAGCCATTGTTGGAAACTATCGCTCAAGCTTTTAATCTTTCGGTCAATCAGGCCGGTTTTATCGTCACCGCCGCCCAGTTAGGTTATGCGGTTGGGTTAATGTTTTTGGTTCCTTTAGGGGATATGTTTGAACGGCGCGGGTTGATTGTCGGTATGACCTTGCTGGCGGCGGGCGGGATGCTGATTACGGCCATGTCGCAAAATCTCACCATGATGATTGTCGGCACCGCCCTCACCGGCTTGTTCTCTGTCGTGGCGCAATTACTGGTGCCCTTAGCCGCCACACTGGCGGCCCCAGAAAAACGCGGCAAAGTAGTCGGCATTATCATGAGCGGCTTATTGCTGGGTATTTTGCTGGCACGAACTGTGGCGGGCGCATTGGCTTCTATTGGTGGCTGGCGTACCATTTATTGGGTTGCCAGTGTGTTGATGATAATCATGGCGTTGATTCTATGGCGCTATCTGCCGCGTTATAAGCAACATTCCGGCCTCAATTATGGTCAGTTGCTCGGCTCAATATTTTCTTTATTTATCCGCACTCCGGTGCTGCGCACCCGCGCCTTACTTGGCGCACTGTCATTTGCCAACTTCAGTGTCTTGTGGACGTCAATGGCTTTCCTGCTGGCGTCGCCACCTTTTGGCTATTCAGAAGCGGCTATCGGGCTATTTGGCCTGGTAGGGGCGGCGGGGGCATTAATGGCCACCAAAGCAGGCCAACTGGCAGATAAAGGAAAAGCCCGCATCACCACCAGCGTCGGCTTGGTATTATTGCTGTTGTCATGGATTCCCATAGCTTTGGGGCAGCATTCCATCATGGCGCTGATTATTGGGATTATCGTGTTAGACCTTGCTGTCCAAGCGGTGCATGTCACCAATCAGAGTGTGATATACCGTATGATGCCAGAGGCCCGAAATCGCTTAACTGCGGGCTATATGACCACTTACTTTATTGGCGGCGCATTAGGTTCCCTGATTTCAGCCGCCGCCTATCAGCATGCGGGCTGGTATGGCGTGGCAATCGCCGGGCTGGTGCTGTGTATTTTGAACATGGCAACCTGGTTGGTGGGTAAACGATTTGATCCCCCGGCAAATCTCCCCGTCGAGTGA
- a CDS encoding AzlC family ABC transporter permease, with amino-acid sequence MQSQITDSPSTTQSTATFTEGITDSLPIVIGYLPVAFAFGLSSVKLGFTPWEGIFFSCIIYAGASQFVITALLSAGMSLWVSALTVMAMDIRHILYGPALKHRIVTKMSGKKTALWAFGLTDEVFAAATTKLMKDQRRWSENWMLGIALTSWLSWVAGTAIGAMFGNGPLENYPAIEASLSFMLPALFLSFLLAAFKRQYSLTVIASLTGALLGVLLFSIPVAILAGIGGGCLATLLQPARDDLIDPQETDSEEQKP; translated from the coding sequence ATGCAAAGCCAAATCACCGACTCCCCCTCGACGACTCAGTCGACAGCTACATTCACTGAAGGAATAACTGACAGCCTCCCCATTGTTATCGGTTATTTACCTGTGGCTTTCGCCTTTGGTTTGAGTTCGGTAAAACTGGGCTTTACCCCGTGGGAAGGTATTTTCTTCTCTTGCATCATTTATGCCGGAGCCAGCCAATTTGTTATCACCGCCCTGCTCAGCGCGGGGATGTCATTGTGGGTTTCAGCATTGACCGTGATGGCAATGGATATCCGCCATATCTTGTACGGGCCGGCACTGAAACACCGCATTGTCACTAAGATGTCCGGAAAAAAAACCGCCCTTTGGGCCTTTGGCCTGACAGATGAAGTGTTTGCCGCCGCGACCACCAAACTCATGAAAGACCAACGGCGCTGGAGCGAGAATTGGATGCTCGGCATCGCGCTCACTTCTTGGTTATCTTGGGTTGCGGGCACCGCTATCGGGGCGATGTTTGGCAATGGCCCGCTAGAGAATTACCCGGCAATTGAAGCTTCTCTTTCCTTTATGTTACCCGCGCTATTTCTCAGTTTCCTGTTGGCGGCGTTTAAACGCCAATACAGCCTGACTGTTATTGCCTCGCTAACGGGCGCTTTGCTCGGCGTGTTGTTGTTCTCTATTCCGGTGGCTATTTTGGCCGGTATTGGGGGCGGATGTCTGGCGACCTTACTCCAGCCTGCTCGCGATGACCTCATCGATCCCCAAGAGACGGATTCAGAGGAGCAGAAACCATGA
- the ygaH gene encoding L-valine transporter subunit YgaH, with product MNMDVLIIGLVVGTVNYLFRYLPLRLGPARKQAGLQRGKLSLLLDSIGIASICALLVVSSTPEIMHNPQKLIPTLIGFLVICGCFYKTNSIIFATLLGALSYGLTFKLIMLLA from the coding sequence ATGAATATGGATGTTTTAATTATTGGTTTGGTGGTGGGAACAGTAAATTATCTGTTTCGTTATTTGCCGCTGCGACTTGGGCCAGCGCGCAAACAAGCGGGCCTGCAACGAGGCAAACTCTCCCTGTTACTCGACAGCATCGGCATCGCCTCTATTTGTGCCTTATTAGTGGTTTCCAGTACACCGGAGATTATGCATAACCCACAGAAATTAATTCCTACACTTATTGGTTTTTTGGTTATTTGTGGGTGCTTTTATAAAACTAACAGTATTATCTTCGCCACGTTACTGGGCGCACTCAGCTACGGCCTGACATTCAAATTAATAATGCTTTTAGCGTAA
- the mprA gene encoding transcriptional repressor MprA, with the protein MESSFSPIEQMLNSRAKRQKNFPYQEILLTRLCMHMHSKLLENRNKMLKAQGINETLFMALITLEAQESHSIQPSELSAALGSSRTNATRIADELEKKGWIERRESHNDRRCLHLHLTEAGVEFLNQLLPPQHKCLHFLWSTLDAHEQQQLETLTRKLLTRLDQMEIPEQ; encoded by the coding sequence ATGGAAAGTTCCTTTAGTCCCATAGAACAGATGCTTAATTCTCGTGCTAAACGCCAGAAGAATTTCCCTTACCAAGAAATTCTGCTGACGCGCTTATGTATGCATATGCACAGTAAATTGCTGGAAAACCGCAATAAGATGCTGAAAGCACAAGGAATTAACGAAACCCTGTTTATGGCGCTAATTACGCTGGAAGCACAAGAGAGCCACAGTATTCAGCCGTCAGAGCTCAGTGCCGCGCTGGGGTCTTCGCGAACCAATGCCACCCGGATTGCTGACGAGTTGGAAAAGAAAGGCTGGATTGAGCGCCGCGAAAGCCATAATGACCGGCGTTGTTTGCATTTACATCTGACCGAAGCGGGTGTTGAGTTTTTAAATCAGCTGCTTCCCCCACAACATAAGTGTCTGCATTTTCTTTGGTCAACACTGGACGCCCACGAGCAGCAACAGCTTGAAACGCTGACGCGCAAGTTACTGACCCGATTAGACCAAATGGAAATACCAGAACAGTAA
- a CDS encoding efflux transporter outer membrane subunit: MLSPHSWRVTPLFAVLLLAGCASSDNIAPQSQMLDNQQLQLAQPKVSSLALSPQWWRVLEDPQLDALMTQSLQTSPSLKQAAARVREAQSVMGQADAANGPNLDLYGSSNREKMSQNTLQPFLQSYPNKPLYETANTLGLNLSYEFDWWGKYRNRVNAANAQVNAARAEQQQAALTLTSSVASVYYQLQSNFALQNVLQQEVDNNDSLAELRTKQYQAGIYSIEIPQQTQAQADTAKQQIIQLKSQGEQLKHQLAALTGQGPSATQNLRPVPLPDITRLAPKGELTTDLLGQRPDITAQRQLVESYDQRVKAARKEFYPSLSITGFAGFSTTNFRGTNPNLLEAASQAWNFAPAISLPVFHAGALRSKLGEESALYDEAVESYNQTILNAVRETADAITIQQSSQLQLQQAISASQSMQKVYGVADARYKTGIIGRDELLISQSQYLQQQQSELSASNNLLQAKIGLIRSLGGGYQAPVSDGSQNKTI, from the coding sequence ATGCTATCCCCACATAGCTGGAGAGTCACGCCCTTGTTCGCCGTTTTATTACTGGCGGGCTGCGCCTCAAGCGATAATATTGCTCCTCAGTCTCAAATGCTGGATAACCAACAACTGCAATTGGCACAGCCTAAAGTCAGTTCGTTGGCGCTAAGCCCTCAGTGGTGGCGGGTACTGGAAGATCCCCAACTTGATGCTTTGATGACTCAAAGTTTACAAACCTCACCTTCGCTAAAACAAGCGGCGGCACGGGTACGTGAAGCACAAAGCGTGATGGGTCAGGCGGATGCGGCTAATGGCCCTAATCTGGACCTCTACGGCAGCAGTAATCGGGAAAAGATGTCGCAAAACACACTGCAACCGTTCTTGCAGTCTTATCCCAATAAACCATTGTATGAAACCGCCAATACCCTTGGCCTGAATCTTAGCTACGAGTTTGATTGGTGGGGTAAATACCGCAATCGGGTCAATGCTGCCAATGCGCAGGTTAATGCTGCTCGGGCAGAACAGCAGCAGGCTGCACTGACATTGACCAGCTCGGTTGCCTCTGTTTATTACCAGCTACAAAGCAATTTTGCCCTGCAAAATGTGTTGCAGCAGGAAGTCGATAATAATGACAGTTTGGCTGAATTGCGTACCAAGCAATATCAGGCAGGCATCTATAGCATTGAAATTCCACAGCAAACACAAGCTCAGGCCGATACTGCCAAGCAGCAAATTATCCAACTGAAATCTCAAGGTGAACAGCTAAAACATCAGTTGGCGGCCCTGACAGGCCAAGGCCCAAGTGCGACACAAAATCTGCGTCCGGTGCCCTTGCCAGATATCACCCGCCTGGCCCCTAAAGGGGAGTTGACCACGGATTTACTGGGCCAGCGTCCGGATATCACAGCACAACGCCAGCTCGTTGAATCTTATGACCAGCGGGTTAAAGCGGCGCGCAAAGAATTTTATCCCAGCTTATCAATTACTGGATTTGCCGGTTTCTCGACCACTAACTTCCGGGGCACAAACCCCAATCTGTTAGAGGCGGCCAGTCAAGCATGGAACTTTGCACCTGCAATCTCATTGCCTGTTTTCCACGCGGGTGCGTTACGCAGTAAATTAGGAGAAGAATCAGCCCTTTATGACGAAGCGGTTGAATCTTACAACCAAACTATCCTCAATGCCGTGCGAGAAACTGCGGATGCCATCACCATCCAACAAAGCAGCCAACTCCAACTGCAACAAGCTATATCAGCGTCGCAATCTATGCAGAAAGTTTATGGTGTTGCTGACGCGCGTTATAAAACGGGGATTATTGGTCGGGACGAACTGTTAATTAGCCAGTCGCAATATCTACAACAGCAGCAATCAGAACTTAGCGCCAGCAATAATTTATTGCAGGCCAAGATTGGTTTGATCCGATCACTCGGAGGTGGCTATCAGGCTCCCGTCAGTGATGGTTCACAAAATAAAACAATATAA
- the emrA gene encoding multidrug efflux MFS transporter periplasmic adaptor subunit EmrA — MSASAEAQVPQQPQNKKKQRKRVLLLLTVIFIIIGVAYLIYWFLVLRHHQETDNAYVSGNQVQIMSQVPGSVVSVNFENTDLVKSGDVLLALDPTDAEQAYEQAKTALANSVRQTHQLMINSKQYQANIALKKTELSKAQNDLKRRVVLGSVDAIGREELQHARDAVDAAQASLDVAIAQYNANQALVLDTPLEKQPAVEQAAAKLRDAWLALQRTKVVSPITGYVSRRSVQVGAKIANGAPLMAVIPANEMWIDANFKETQLDNMRIGQSATVVTDFYGNDVVFQGKVVGLDMGTGSAFSLLPAQNATGNWIKVVQRLPVRIELDAKQLAEHPLRIGLSTTVRVDTANPDGPVLAQNVRKEPAFVTHALSLDLAPVNQMIGDIVHANAG, encoded by the coding sequence ATGAGTGCAAGCGCGGAAGCTCAAGTGCCGCAACAACCGCAGAATAAAAAGAAGCAACGTAAACGCGTACTTCTCTTACTGACGGTTATTTTTATCATTATTGGGGTGGCTTATCTTATTTATTGGTTCCTGGTGCTACGTCATCACCAAGAGACTGATAATGCTTATGTTTCAGGCAACCAAGTCCAAATCATGTCGCAAGTTCCTGGCAGTGTTGTCAGTGTTAACTTTGAAAACACTGACTTGGTCAAAAGTGGTGATGTCCTGCTGGCCCTCGACCCGACAGACGCCGAACAGGCCTATGAGCAAGCAAAAACCGCATTGGCAAACAGTGTGCGCCAAACCCACCAGCTCATGATTAACAGCAAACAGTATCAGGCCAATATTGCCCTGAAAAAAACGGAGCTGAGTAAAGCACAAAATGACCTAAAGCGCCGTGTGGTGCTGGGTTCTGTTGATGCAATTGGCCGTGAAGAGCTGCAACACGCCCGTGATGCAGTAGACGCCGCGCAAGCATCATTGGATGTGGCGATTGCACAGTATAATGCCAATCAGGCGCTGGTTCTTGATACACCACTGGAGAAACAACCGGCTGTTGAGCAAGCGGCTGCCAAGTTGCGCGATGCCTGGCTCGCCCTGCAACGCACTAAAGTTGTCAGTCCAATTACCGGTTATGTCTCACGCCGAAGTGTGCAAGTCGGGGCCAAAATAGCCAACGGCGCGCCACTAATGGCCGTTATTCCTGCGAATGAAATGTGGATTGACGCCAACTTTAAAGAAACGCAGTTAGACAATATGCGTATCGGCCAATCCGCTACTGTGGTGACCGATTTCTATGGCAATGATGTTGTTTTCCAAGGCAAAGTTGTGGGCCTGGATATGGGGACGGGCAGCGCCTTCTCACTGTTACCCGCCCAAAATGCCACCGGTAACTGGATTAAAGTGGTTCAGCGTTTGCCGGTTCGTATTGAGCTAGATGCCAAACAACTGGCTGAACATCCGCTGCGCATTGGTCTATCGACCACAGTGCGAGTGGATACCGCCAATCCCGACGGCCCAGTATTAGCGCAAAACGTGCGTAAAGAACCTGCATTTGTCACCCACGCGCTGTCCCTGGATTTAGCGCCGGTTAATCAAATGATTGGCGATATTGTTCATGCAAATGCGGGTTAA
- the emrB gene encoding multidrug efflux MFS transporter permease subunit EmrB — translation MAQKPLEGAQLAWMTVALSLATFMQVLDSTIANVAIPTIAGDLGSSNSQGTWVITSFGVANAISIPITGWLAKRIGEVRLFLWSTGLFVLASWLCGVSNSLGMLIFFRVIQGLVAGPLIPLSQSLLLNNYPPAKRSMALALWSMTIVVAPIFGPILGGYISDNYHWGWIFFINIPIGLVVILVAGSTLKGRETKTEIKPIDTIGLVLLVVGIGALQIMLDQGKELDWFNSTEIIVLTVIAVIAITFLIVWELTDDHPVIDLSLFKSRNFTIGCLCISLAYMLYFGAIVLLPQLLQEVYGYTATWAGLASAPVGILPVLLSPIIGRFSHRIDMRQLVTFSFIMYAVCFYWRAYTFEPGMDFGASAWPQFVQGFAIACFFMPLTAITLSGLPPERMAAASSLSNFLRTLAGSIGTSITTTLWTQRESMHHSQLTEFVNPFNPNATQMYQDLEKLGMNQQQASAYLAREITNQGLIISANEIFWLSAGVFLLLLALVWFAKPPFTSGGGGGGAH, via the coding sequence GTGGCACAAAAACCGCTTGAAGGTGCCCAACTCGCCTGGATGACAGTCGCACTATCATTAGCGACCTTCATGCAAGTGCTGGACTCCACCATTGCTAACGTGGCAATTCCGACTATTGCCGGGGATCTTGGCTCATCCAACTCCCAAGGAACATGGGTTATCACCTCATTCGGTGTGGCAAATGCGATTTCTATCCCCATCACGGGGTGGTTGGCAAAACGCATTGGTGAAGTCAGATTGTTCCTGTGGTCGACGGGGCTATTTGTACTGGCCTCGTGGTTGTGCGGTGTGTCAAACAGCTTGGGAATGCTTATCTTCTTCCGGGTCATTCAAGGGCTGGTCGCTGGCCCATTGATTCCGCTGTCGCAAAGCTTACTGCTGAATAATTACCCGCCCGCGAAACGAAGTATGGCCCTGGCATTGTGGTCGATGACAATTGTTGTCGCCCCTATTTTTGGGCCGATCCTTGGCGGTTATATCAGTGACAACTATCACTGGGGCTGGATCTTCTTTATCAACATCCCTATCGGGTTGGTGGTTATTTTGGTCGCGGGCAGCACCCTGAAAGGGCGAGAGACCAAAACCGAAATCAAACCTATCGATACTATCGGGCTGGTGTTATTGGTCGTGGGTATCGGTGCCTTACAAATCATGCTTGACCAAGGTAAGGAGCTGGACTGGTTTAACTCAACCGAGATTATTGTCCTGACGGTTATTGCCGTGATTGCCATTACCTTCCTGATAGTGTGGGAGCTTACCGACGACCATCCGGTGATCGATTTGTCATTATTCAAATCGAGAAACTTTACTATTGGCTGTCTGTGTATCAGCCTGGCCTATATGTTGTACTTTGGCGCAATTGTATTGCTGCCGCAGCTACTACAGGAGGTGTATGGCTATACCGCCACCTGGGCCGGCTTGGCATCAGCGCCGGTGGGAATATTGCCGGTGCTGCTGTCGCCGATTATTGGCCGCTTCTCACATCGAATTGATATGCGGCAGTTAGTTACATTCAGCTTCATTATGTATGCGGTTTGTTTCTACTGGCGAGCATATACATTCGAGCCGGGAATGGACTTTGGTGCTTCGGCATGGCCGCAGTTTGTGCAAGGTTTTGCTATTGCCTGCTTCTTTATGCCACTGACGGCAATTACTTTGTCCGGTTTACCGCCGGAGCGCATGGCGGCAGCATCCAGCTTGTCTAACTTCCTGCGAACACTGGCCGGGTCGATTGGGACGTCAATCACCACCACCTTGTGGACGCAAAGAGAATCGATGCACCATTCGCAGTTAACGGAATTTGTTAACCCGTTTAACCCGAATGCCACGCAGATGTATCAGGATCTGGAAAAACTGGGGATGAATCAGCAGCAAGCATCCGCTTATCTGGCGCGCGAGATTACTAATCAGGGGCTGATTATCTCGGCTAATGAAATATTCTGGCTCTCGGCGGGCGTGTTCCTGCTGCTACTGGCGCTGGTGTGGTTTGCCAAACCTCCATTCACCTCTGGCGGTGGCGGCGGTGGCGCGCACTAG
- a CDS encoding tRNA/rRNA methyltransferase, producing MNDSFSGKNGKVKVMYVRSDENSSDDRNSNNRGKNPRPAGKGRPGDNAGRGSSQRNNDSRRNDSGRNERVSPSRPARSDSSGPYDSPWKTVSRAPSEEPEFDHGGISGKSHVDPAQLRRQRAEETRVYGENACKALFESRPDAIVRAWFVQSVTPRFREALKWMAANRKAYHVVEEDELAKASGTEHHGGVCFLIKKRQGLDAETYLQQQTQAKDCVLALEDVGNPHNLGGIMRTCAHFGINGVLLQDPAMLESGAAVRTAEGGAEHIKAINADDFLSVLDTFRKAGYTIVTTSSHKGVSLSKAELPAKMVLVLGQESDGLTDSAWQQGDVSVSIGGTGKVESLNVSVATGILLAEWWRQNSAQ from the coding sequence ATGAACGATTCATTTAGTGGCAAAAACGGCAAAGTTAAAGTGATGTACGTCCGCAGTGACGAAAACAGCAGCGATGACCGTAACAGCAATAACCGTGGTAAAAACCCGCGTCCTGCAGGTAAAGGTCGCCCGGGGGATAATGCGGGTCGAGGCAGTTCACAGCGGAATAATGACTCACGTCGTAATGATTCTGGCCGTAATGAACGCGTGAGTCCTAGCCGCCCGGCGCGTTCTGACAGCAGTGGCCCATACGATTCACCGTGGAAAACCGTGTCCCGTGCGCCATCTGAAGAACCTGAATTTGATCACGGCGGCATCAGTGGTAAAAGCCATGTTGACCCAGCACAATTGCGTCGTCAACGGGCTGAAGAGACACGTGTTTATGGTGAGAATGCCTGTAAAGCGCTGTTTGAAAGCCGCCCTGATGCGATTGTGCGAGCTTGGTTCGTGCAGTCCGTTACCCCTCGTTTTCGTGAAGCGCTGAAATGGATGGCAGCTAACCGCAAGGCTTACCATGTGGTTGAAGAAGATGAGCTGGCGAAGGCGTCTGGCACTGAACACCATGGTGGCGTGTGCTTCCTGATTAAAAAACGTCAGGGTCTGGATGCTGAAACCTATCTGCAACAGCAGACTCAGGCGAAAGATTGCGTGTTGGCACTGGAAGATGTGGGTAACCCACATAACCTGGGCGGCATCATGCGGACTTGCGCGCATTTCGGTATTAACGGCGTGTTGTTGCAAGACCCGGCGATGCTGGAGTCAGGTGCAGCAGTTCGCACCGCTGAAGGTGGCGCAGAGCATATCAAAGCTATCAATGCTGATGATTTCCTCTCGGTGTTGGATACCTTCCGTAAAGCGGGTTACACCATAGTGACAACCTCGAGCCATAAAGGTGTCAGTCTGTCGAAAGCTGAACTGCCAGCCAAAATGGTGCTGGTCTTGGGGCAAGAGAGTGATGGCTTGACCGACAGCGCTTGGCAGCAGGGTGATGTGAGTGTGTCTATCGGTGGTACTGGCAAAGTTGAAAGCCTGAATGTTTCGGTGGCAACCGGCATTCTATTGGCCGAATGGTGGCGTCAGAATAGCGCTCAGTAA
- the trxC gene encoding thioredoxin TrxC encodes MNTVCTACMATNRLPEERIDDGAKCGRCGHSLFDGEVINATAETLDKLLQDDLPVVIDFWAPWCGPCRSFAPIFEDVATERAGKVRFVKINTEAEPALSTRFRIRSIPTIMLYRNGKMVDMLSGALPKAAFDNWLNEQLSVEPTAR; translated from the coding sequence ATGAATACGGTATGTACAGCTTGTATGGCGACCAACCGCCTACCGGAAGAACGTATTGATGACGGCGCTAAATGTGGGCGCTGCGGCCACTCTTTATTTGATGGCGAAGTCATTAACGCCACCGCCGAAACACTGGATAAACTGCTGCAAGATGACTTACCTGTTGTCATCGACTTCTGGGCACCTTGGTGTGGCCCTTGCCGCAGCTTTGCCCCTATTTTTGAAGATGTTGCCACAGAACGCGCCGGAAAAGTTCGCTTCGTTAAAATCAATACTGAAGCTGAACCCGCACTCAGCACGCGCTTTCGCATCCGCAGCATTCCCACCATTATGCTGTATCGAAACGGCAAAATGGTCGATATGCTCAGCGGCGCATTGCCAAAGGCAGCTTTTGATAATTGGCTAAATGAACAATTATCCGTGGAGCCCACTGCTCGCTAA
- a CDS encoding tRNA-uridine aminocarboxypropyltransferase codes for MTESFTTDHTLPSVITTGNAVLRLRQQRLSASTRPYRARGCRAIRCQGCLLTERFCLCDTIKPQPANSRFCLIMFDTEPLKPSNTGRLIADILPNTQAFLWARTEVAPELLAAIRDPHRQPYVVFPEKYAEPGRQVINQLPVSDKPPLFILLDGTWTEAKKMFRKSPYLAGLPMLSLNVSHTSDYQLREAPRPEQHCTVEVAAALLQQAGDIQAADGLTAHFHYFRQQYLAGKPHHPVGRVTASLEEIA; via the coding sequence GTGACTGAATCATTTACCACCGACCATACTTTACCTTCGGTCATAACGACGGGAAATGCAGTACTGCGTTTACGCCAACAACGTTTATCCGCCTCCACCCGCCCTTATCGCGCTCGTGGTTGCCGCGCTATTCGCTGCCAAGGCTGCCTACTGACTGAGCGATTTTGTTTATGTGACACGATCAAACCGCAACCGGCCAACAGCCGCTTTTGCCTGATTATGTTTGACACTGAACCCCTTAAACCCAGTAATACCGGCCGCCTGATTGCTGATATCCTCCCCAATACTCAGGCCTTTCTCTGGGCGCGAACTGAAGTTGCCCCGGAGTTATTAGCCGCAATACGCGACCCGCATCGCCAGCCTTATGTCGTATTCCCGGAAAAGTATGCTGAACCCGGGCGGCAGGTGATCAATCAATTACCTGTCAGCGATAAACCACCGTTATTTATTCTGCTGGATGGGACTTGGACTGAAGCCAAAAAAATGTTTCGCAAAAGTCCTTATCTCGCCGGGTTACCAATGTTGTCGCTAAATGTCAGTCACACCTCGGATTATCAACTCCGTGAAGCACCACGCCCGGAGCAACATTGCACGGTGGAAGTCGCCGCAGCCCTGCTCCAACAAGCTGGTGATATTCAGGCGGCTGATGGGTTAACTGCGCATTTTCATTATTTTCGGCAGCAATATTTAGCTGGGAAACCTCATCATCCAGTGGGCCGAGTCACAGCAAGTCTGGAAGAAATCGCATAA